In Mycolicibacterium aubagnense, the DNA window CGTGTGGGTGTCGGCGCTGCCCGAAGAGGCCAAGGCCATGGCCGGCCCGCTGATGGCGATGATGTCGCAGATGGGTGGCATGGCGTTCGGTTCGCAGCTGGGCCAGGCCCTGGGCACGCTGTCCAAGGAGGTACTCACCTCCACCGACATCGGCCTGCCCCTGGGACCTTCGGGCGTGGCCGCGCTCATGCCCGAGGCCGTCGAGGCGTTCGGCGAAGGCCTGGAGCAACCGCGCAGCGAGGTGCTGACGTTCCTGGCGGCCCGGGAAGCGGCACACCACCGCCTGTTCAGCCACGTGCCGTGGCTGGCTTCCCAGCTGCTGAGCGCTGTCGAGGCCTTCGCCAAGGGCATGAAGATCGACATGAGCGGGTTCGAGGAGATGGCTTCCGGCCTGGACCCGGCGTCGCTGATGGGCGACCCCGGTGCCATGGAGAAGCTGCTGAGCCAGGGCATGTTCGAGCCGAAGGCCACTCCCGAACAGGCCGCCGCGCTCGAACGCCTGGAGACGCTGCTGGCACTCATCGAGGGCTGGGTGCAGACCGTCGTCACCGCGGCGCTCGGTGACCGGCTGCCGGGCACGTCGGCACTCAGCGAGACGCTGCGTCGTCGCCGCGCCACCGGCGGACCGGCAGAGCAGACCTTCGCGACCCTCGTGGGTCTGGAGCTGCGGCCGCGCAAGATGCGCGAGGCCGCGACGCTGTGGGAGAAGCTGACCCAGGCCGTCGGCCCCGACAAGCGCGACGCCGTCTGGCAGCACCCCGACCTGTTGCCCGGCGCGGCCGACCTGGACGAGCCCGCGGCCTTCATCGACCGTGCGCTCGGCGGCGACACCACGGACCTGGATCAGGCGCTGGCCGATCTGGAGAAGGACCTCAAGCGGGACACCGAAGAGGAGTAGCAGACGCCGGCTCTGCCTGTGGATAACTGATTCGCCGAATCGGCGCCCCATTGGCACAGTGGGGCCATGCTCCCGGCCCGTCAGACCTTGAACCCGGCCATGCCGGTGTTGCAGCGGCCCGACGGGACCGTGCAGCTCGGCTGGGACCCGCGGCGCGCCATCGGCATTCGGCCGCCGGCCGGGTTGTCGGCCGGCGACCTGGCGGATCTGCTGCGCGGCATGCAGAGCGGAGTCGACGCCGAGAGCAGTCAGACGCTGGCGCTGGCGGCCGGGCTGACCGACGTCGGCGGCTGGACCGGGCTGGTGCGCGCACTGACGACCGCGGGCCTGTTGCAGGAGGCGCCCGAAGCCGGCCGTAGACCGGTGTCGGTGCGTATTCACGGCAGCGGGCCCCTGTCGGACCTGTTGGCCGGCGCCTTGAACTGTTCCGGGACCCGGGTGCGCACCAGCCGTTTCGGCCACGTGGCCGTCACGCGCGACGCCGCCGATCTGGTCGTGCTGTCCGACTTCCTGGTGGCCGATCGGCGCCTGGTGCGCGACCTGCACCGCGCCGGGGTGCCGCATCTGCCGGTGCGGATCAGAGACGGCACAGGGTTGATCGGCCCGCTCGTCCTGCCGGGCGCGACCAGTTGTCTGAACTGTGCCGATCTACACCGCAGCGACCGTGACGCGTCGTGGCCGGTACTCGCCGCCCAACTCGAGGGCACCGTCGGCAGCGCCGACCGGGCCACCGTGCTCGCCACCGCGGCAGTGGCACTCAACCAGGTGGACCAAGTCATCGATGCGATCCGCGACCGTCGATGCCGTGCCAAACCACCACCGACGCTGGACGCCACCCTGGAATTCGACATCGGTTCGCGGACGACCGTGGTGCGCCGATGGTCCCGTCATCCGCTGTGCGACTGGTGCGATCAGACCGCCTGACAACGCGTGTTGCCATGGTGCTGACGTGGACTCAGCAATGTCATGGATGATGTTGACGTGGCGGATATCAAACGGGGCAGTGTGGCACGCAACGCGAAGCTCGCCGGTCTGGCCGGCGGCATGGCGGGACGGGCCGCGCTCGGCTTGGGCAAGCGACTGGCGGGCAAATCCAAGGACGAGGTCACCGCCGAACTGATGGACAAGGCGGCACAGCAGCTCTTCACCGTGCTCGGTGAGCTCAAGGGCGGCGCGATGAAGGTCGGCCAGGCGCTGTCGGTGATGGAGGCCGCCATTCCCGAGCAGTACGGCAAGCCGTATCGGGAGGCCCTCACCAAACTGCAGCGGGAAGCCCCGCCGTTGCCGGCGGCCAAGGTGCACCGCGTGCTCGACGCGCAGCTGGGCACCAAGTGGCGTGACCGGTTCCAGTCGTTCGACGACACCCCGGTGGCCTCGGCCAGCATCGGCCAGGTGCACAAGGCCGTCTGGTCCGACGGCCGCGAGGTCGCCGTCAAAATCCAGTACCCCGGCGCCGACGAGGCACTGCGCGCCGACCTCAAGACCATCCAGCGTCTGGTCGGCGTCTTCAAGCAATTGGCGCCCGGCGCCGATGTTCAGGGCGTCGTCGACGAGTTGATCGACCGCACCGAGATGGAGCTGGACTACCGGCTCGAGGCCGACAACCAGCGGGCGTTCGCCAAGGCCTACCACGGCCACCCGCATTTCAAGGTCCCGGCGATCGTGGCCAGCGCCCCGAAGGTCGTCATCGCCGAGTGGATGGACGGCATCCCGATGTCGGTGATCATCCGGGAGGGCACCGCCCCGCAGCGCGACCTGATGGGGACCCGGCTGTCGGAGCTGACGTTCGACGCGCCCGCGCGCCTGGAGATCATGCACGGCGACACCCACCCCGGGAACTTCATGCTGCTGTCCGACGGCCGGATGGGCGTCATCGACTTCGGCGCGGTGGCGCCGCTGCCCGGTGGATTGCCGACCGCGATCGGCGAGATGATCAGCCTGGCGCGGGACAAGAACTACGACAAGCTACTGCCGGTCATGGAAGACGCCGGGTTCATCCAGAAGGGCGAGCAGGTGCCGATCGACGAAGTCGACGACATGCTGCGCCAGTACGTCGAGCCGATTCAGACCGATGTCTTCCACTACACCCGCCGCTGGATCATGAAGATGGCCGCGGGACAGCTGGACAACGGCGTCGCCCAGATCAAGATGGCCCGGCAGCTGGACCTGCCGCCGAACCTGGTGATCCCGCTGCGCGTGATCGCGTCAACCGTCGCGATCTGCTGTCAGCTGGACGCCCACGTGCCCGTGAAGGCCATTGCCACGGAACTGGTTCCGGGTTTCGCACCGTAGCTCGCGCTGAAAGTGGGCGATATGACCGGTGTTTCGCCGGTTCTCGGTCATATCACCCACTGTCGGCGATGGCTGGCGCTACTAGGCCGCGACGACGTCCTTGCGCGGACGACCGCGCGGACGCTTGCGTGCGATGACGGCACCCCGCTCGAGGATCTCCCCACCCCAAACGCCCCACGGCTCTTCACGTTCCAGCGCCTCGTTGAGGCACTGGAGCCGGATCGGGCAGTCGGCGCACAGCGCCTTGGCCTGTTCCAACTCCGTGGGGCTGTCCGCGAACCACATATCGGGGTCGCCGACATGACATGGCACCGCCAGCCTTTGTCGGCAAGTCTGGCTAGTCATGTCCTCATCACCTACTTCCTGGTCATCTTGCGTGGTGTCTGATGGACCAGTGACCAGGTGGTTTTGAGGTTGTGCCCCAATAACTTTGGCCACGGATCCGGTGGTTTCGGGTCCGTGGCCAGGTGGCTTGCGTGGGCTCTACCTAGGTAGTGCCCCGCTTCACGGGCGCGAAGGTCTTGGCGGTGCGCTTGTGCTGCGGAACGTCGGCGACATGTCCAGACGTCGCGAGACGTGCCGCCGACATAGCGGCGGCGACAGCAGCGGCGGGAACAGCCGAAGCAGCGGAAATGTCAACGTTGTGATGCCAACCGGCGCCGACGCGCGATACCGCCTCAAAGGCGGCAGCGAGCAGCGGCGCACGGGAGCCGGCGACAGCGAGGACAGCGCCTCGGGACGCGTCAAAATTGATCATTCGGGGCCACCTCCTCAGCGGTCGATTGCGGATTCACACTTCATGAACTCGCGGGATTTCGTTGCGGCTTCGAGGCTAGACGGTACCACCAAAATCAGGCAAACGATTTTTTGACCAGCGGTTTTGGCACAATTTGCGCGATGTTTGGCGCAATTTGAGCGCGCTATTTGGACCCGTTCACCAGCGCCAGGACATCGGGACCGTACTGCTCCAGCTTGCGCGCGCCGATGCCGGGAATGGCCACGAGCGCGGCATTGTCGGCCGGCAGGGCCTCGGCGATCGCGATCAAGGTGTTGTCGGTGAACACCACATAAGCCGGCACCTTCATCTCCTGCGAGGTACGCAGGCGCCACTCCTTGAGCCGGCCGAGCAGCTCCTCGTCCAGGTTCGACGGGCAGGATTCACAGCGCCGCAACAGAATGGCCGTCGACGTCGTCAACGCCGAATTGCAGACCCGGCAACGCGGCGCGGGACCCCGTTTACGTTGCGGCTGTTGGGGTTCCCGCCGGCTCTGCGGTGTCAGCCCGTTCAGGAACCGCGAGGGCTTGCGGCTCTGCCGTCCGCCCGCAGCCCGGGCCAGCGCCCACGAGATGGTCAAATGCACTCGCGCCCTGGTGATTCCGACGTAGAAGAGGCGCCGCTCCTCCTCGACGGGCTCGCTGTCCGCGCCATGCGACAACGCATGCGAAATGGGCAGGGTGCCGTCGACCAACCCGACCAGGAACACCGCGTCCCACTCGAGTCCCTTGGCCGCGTGCAGCGACGCCAGCGTCACGCCCTGCACCACCGGTGGGTGCCGGGAATCGGCGCGCTGGCGCAGCTCGACGAGCAGCCCCTGCAGGTCCAGGTTGGCGCGAACCGCGACTTCCTGCTCGACCAATTCGACCAAGGCCAACAACGCATCCCAGCGTTCCCGGGCCTTGGTACCCGACGGCGGCTCCGCCGTCAGGCCCAGTGGTTCCAGCAGATCGCGCACCAGCTGCGGCAACTCGACACCGGCGACCTCGCCCTGATGCCCCGCGGCGCGCTGCAGCGCAAACAGCGCCTGCCGAATCTCCTGCCGGCTGAAGAAGCCCTCACCACCGCGCACCTGGAACGCCACGCCCGCCGCGGTGAGCGCTTCCTCGTACACCTCGGACTGCGCGTTGATGCGGTACAGCACCGCGATTTCCGAAGGGGCGGTACCCGATTGGATGAGCTTCTTGATCGCCGCGGCGACGGCGTTGGCCTCGGCGACCTCGTCGGGGTGCTCCCGGAACACCGGCTTCGGCCCGGGATCGCGCTGACCGACGAGCTGCAGCCGACTGGCCGCCATCCGGCCGGAGGCCGCCGAGATCACCTGATTCGCCAGCGAGACCACCTGCGGCGTGCTGCGGTAGTCGCGCTCCAGCCGGATCACCGCGGCATCCGGGAACCGTCGGGAGAAGTCGAGGAGGTACTGCGGGGTGGCGCCGGTGAACGAGTAGATGGTCTGGTTGGCGTCACCAACCACCGTCAGGTCGTCGCGCTCCCCCACCCAGGCGTTGAGCACCCGCTGCTGCAGCGGGGTCACGTCCTGGTACTCGTCTACGACGAAGCAGCGGTAGCGGTCGCGGAACTCACCGGCGACGGCGGTGTCATTCTCGATGGCGGCGGCGGTGTGCAGCAACAGATCGTCGAAATCCAGCAACGCCGAGCCGTCGCGGCGGGCCTTGAGGCCCTCGTACCCGGCGTACACCGCGGCGACCTTGGCGGCGTCGAACGGGATGTCGCGCTCGATCCTGGCGACCTGCTCCGGGTACTGCTCGGGGCTGATCAGCGACGACTTGGCCCATTCGATCTCACCGGCCAGGTCGCGCACGTCGTCGGTACTGGCCTGGATGCCCGCCCGGTTCGCCGCCTGCGCAACCACCGCGAACTTGCTGTCGAGCAGCTCCCAGCCGGTGTCGCCGACCACGCGCGGCCAGAAGTACCGCAGTTGCCGCATCGCCGCGGCGTGGAACGTCATGGCCTGCACGGCCCCGGTGCCGGCGGCACCGTCGATCTCCTGCTCCAGGCTGCGGAGGCGGCCGCGCATCTCCCCCGCCGCGCGCTGGGTGAACGTCACGGCCAGCACCTGACTCGGCGCGACGTGGCCGGCGGCCACCAGGTATGCGATGCGGCGGGTGATGGTCCGCGTCTTACCGGTACCCGCGCCGGCGAGCACACAGACCGGCCCGCGGGGCGCGACGACCGCCTCGCGCTGTTCGTCGTCGAGGTCCTCGAGGAGCGTGGACGGCGGGGCCTCGGCTGGCATGGTCCCCATCATGGCAGCTGGGGCTGACACGCTCAGCACGGCCGACCCTGTGACGCAGTCGGCACCGCTCGGCGGCATGACGCGGCGATCGGATACGTTGAGTCGCGTTATGAGTGCACTGATCATGTACAGCACGACCTGGTGCGGCTACTGCAAGCGGCTCAAGACCGCGCTGAAGGCCGAAGGCATCTCCTACACCGAGATCGACATCGAGCAGGATCCGGCCGCCGCCGAATTCGTCGGTTCGGTCAACAACGGCAACCACGTCGTCCCGACGGTCAAATTCGCCGACGGCTCGACGCTGACCAACCCCAGCATCAAGGACGTCAAAGCCAAGCTGAACTAGCGATTTGTGCACGATTTTCCGCGCCAGCCGCGGATCTTCGTGCACAAATCACAGGGCCGCCCAGGACTCGATGATCTCCCGGGCGATCGAGATCGAGCCGGGCAGCAGCAGCCGGGAGTCCGACGCGCTGTTCCAGTCGCCGTGCTCGAGTGCCTCGCGCACCTCGGCCCGGGTGAACCAGTCGGCCTCGGCGATCTCGCCGTCGTTGAACGAGAAGGGCTGCTCCGGGTCGCCGATGGCGTGGAAGCCGACCATCAGCGAGCGCGGGAACGGCCAGGGCTGACTACCCAGGTACTTGACGTCGGTGACGGTCAGGCCGATCTCCTCGGAGATCTCGCGGACCACACACGACTCGAATGACTCGCCGGCCTCTACGAACCCGGCCAGCAGCGAGAACAGCCGCTCGGGCCAGTTGGTCTGGCGGGCCAGCACGGCGCGGTCGTGCCCATCGTGCACCAGGCAGATGATCGCCGGGTCGATGCGCGGGAATTCCTCGTGGCCGCCGATGCTGTTGGCCCGCGCCCAGCCACCCTTGATCGACTTGGTGGGTGCGCCGTCGATGGCGCTGAAGCGGGCGCTGTCATGCCAATTCAGCAGCGCTGTCGCGGTCGAGACGAGCTGGGCGCTGATGTCGTCGAAGATGGGCCCGGCCCGGCGCAGGTCGAGTACCTCGACGGGATTGTCCGACGGGTCCACTGGGTCTTCTAATGCGGCGCGGACACCCCACACGTGACGGCCGTCGGGCATCCGGCCGAGGAACACGGCGTGCTCGTCGGGTTTGTCCCCGAGTTCCGCCGCGCGCCCGAGCACCACCCGGCCACCGGAGATCAGCACCTGATTGCGCCGGTCGACGCGCAGCAGGAGGGCGTCCTGCCATCCCGCGATCGCGGCATCGACGTCGGTCCGCAGCATGTCGGCCCGGTCGGCGCCGACGCGGGACAGCAGCGGGACATTGCGGAGGGTGAAATCGCTCATCGCTGTGGTTACCGTTCGACTTCGGCGTTGCGGATGTAGAGCAGGCGGTCGCCGGCGGCGAGAGCGTCCACCTCGGGGGCATCGACGCGGAGCAGCCGTCCGTCCCGCACCACGCCCAGCACGATATCCGACAGGTGTCGGGGCGAGCCGCCGAGTTCCTTGACTTCGACCTCGCGTTCGGAGATCGCGAAGCCGGCGTCCGGGGTGAGCAGGTCCTCCACCATCTCCACGACGCTCGGGGTCTGGGTCGCGATACCCAGCAGCCGCCCGGCGGTCTCCGAGGACACGACCGTCGAGTCGGCACCGGACTGCCGTAGCAGATGCTGGTTTTCCGCCTCGCGGGCAGAGGCGACGATCTTGGCCTTGGGTGCCACCTCGCGGGCGGTCAGCGTGACCAGCACAGCGGTGGCGTCCTTGTCGGTCGCGACCACGATGGACTTCGCGTGCTGGGCCCCGGCCAGGCGCAGCACCTCGGACTTGGTGGCGTCACCGACCACGGTGACCAGTCCGGCGGCGCGGGCCCGGTCAAGTGCGGCCGGATTCTCGTCGACGACGACGATGTCTCCGGGTGCGACCTCGTCACCGACCATGGCCTGAACCGCGGTGCGGCCCTTGGTTCCATATCCGACGACGATGGTGTGGTTGCGCACGGTGCTCCTCCATCGCTGAATCTTCAGGGCTTGGCGAGACTGCGTGGTCAGCGTCTCGACGGTCGTACCGATGAGCACGATCAGGAACGCGATCCGCATCGGGGTGATCACCAGGACGTTCACCAGTCGCGCCCCCGGGGTGAACGGCGTGATGTCGCCGTAGCCGGTCGTCGACAGCGACACCGTCGCGTAGTAGATGCAGTCCAGGAGCGACATTTCGTTGTCCTGGACGTCGCGGTAGCCGTCGCGATCGAGATACACGACGAGCACCGCCGCGGCGAGCACCAGCAGGGCATAGATGACGCGGCGCGCGATCCGGCGGGCCGGGCTGACGAACTTCTCCGGGATGCGCAGTACGTCAACCAGATCCGCGTTCTGCCGACTGGTGAGGTTCTGCTCCATCGCGGCCATGCGCCGCGACAACCTAACGCGAGCCACGAAGAGCCAATATCTGGCAGAGGCTCACCACGGGACGGCTCAGCACAGCACTATGTAACCATGACCGCCCCCAGTAGAACTGCCAACACCGCTCCCAGCCAGGCCCCCGCATACCGAATGGGCGCGCTGCTCGTCGGGATGGGCGCACTGCATTTCGTCGCGCCCAAGCCGTTCGACGGCATCGTCCCCGAAGAACTGCCCGGCACCGCGCGGTTCTACACCTACGCGTCGGGTGTCGCCGAAGTCGCGACCGGCGCCGCACTGCTCGTGCCGCGCACCAGAAGGCTGGGCGCGCTGGCCGCCGTCGCGCTGTTCGTCAGCGTCTTCCCGGCGAACGTCAACATGGTCCGGCTCTGGTGGCCCAAGGGCTGGGCGGCGCGCATCGCCGCGCTGGCCCGGCTGCCGCTGCAGGTGCCGATGGTGACCCAAGCGCTCAAGGTCTACCGCAATTCACCCGACGCGCATTAGCGCCGCCAGCTCGTCCGCGGCGGGCAGGTCGGTGGGTGCCACCGTCTGCCCGGCGCGCACGTAGTGGAAGACCGCCCGCACCGAGTCGACGGGCACGCCCTGGATCGACGACCAGGCCAGCCGGTACACCGCCAGCTGAATCGCCTTGGTGCGCAAGGTTTCCGGAGTGGTCGGCGGATCACCGGTCTTCCAGTCCAGCACGGTGTAGCCACCGTCGGCGTCGGCGAACACCGCGTCGATGCGGCCGCGGATCACGCGATCGCCGAGCACCATGTCGAACGGCACCTCGATGTCGATCGGGGTACGGGCCGCCCACGCCGACAGGGCGAACGCGGCCTGCAGGTCTGCCAGTTCTTCGGCGACGGACTGCCCCAGCTCGGCGTCGACCGCACCGGGCAGGTCGTCGAGGTCGAACAGCCGCTCTGCCGAGAAGTACCGCTGCACCCAGTCATGAAACGCGGTGCCCAACAGCGCCTGCGGGTCCGGTCGGGACGGCAGCCGCCGCTGCAGCCGTTGCAGTGCGCCGGACCGGTCGCTGCCCAGGTCGACCAACGCGCTGACCGACAGTTGCGGCGGCAGCTCGAGTGGACCGCGCTCCTGGCTCCGCGCGCGTTCGGCCAGCAGGGCATCGACGTCGGCGGACCAACCGTGGGGATCCTCGGCGCTTTCCTCGGTGCCGGCGGCCAGCGCCTGGGCGACCAGGGCCGCACCCCGGTCGACGTCCGCCCGGCGGGAACCGGCCGGGTCGACGGGCCATGAGCATTCGATGACGTTGTCCCGCAACGGGTTGACGGCGCTGTCGGGTGGCGCGGCGGCCCACTGCTCGATCTCGCCGCACGGGTCGCCTTCCGCCGCCGCGCGTTCGATGATGTCGCGCATCTCGACCAGGAAGTCGGAGGGCCCAGCTGGTTTCGCGGCCGTCGTCCCCCAGTGGTACCCGGACAACAGCAGGGTGTCCTCGGCACGGGTGAGGGCCACGTAGAGCAGGCGCCGCTCCTCATCGGTCCGCCGCTGATCGAGCAAGGCCTTGTGCGCGGCGATCTTGTCCGCCAACACCTTCCGGTCGTTGACGTCGGACGTGTCGAGCACCGGCACCCC includes these proteins:
- a CDS encoding potassium channel family protein; translation: MARVRLSRRMAAMEQNLTSRQNADLVDVLRIPEKFVSPARRIARRVIYALLVLAAAVLVVYLDRDGYRDVQDNEMSLLDCIYYATVSLSTTGYGDITPFTPGARLVNVLVITPMRIAFLIVLIGTTVETLTTQSRQALKIQRWRSTVRNHTIVVGYGTKGRTAVQAMVGDEVAPGDIVVVDENPAALDRARAAGLVTVVGDATKSEVLRLAGAQHAKSIVVATDKDATAVLVTLTAREVAPKAKIVASAREAENQHLLRQSGADSTVVSSETAGRLLGIATQTPSVVEMVEDLLTPDAGFAISEREVEVKELGGSPRHLSDIVLGVVRDGRLLRVDAPEVDALAAGDRLLYIRNAEVER
- a CDS encoding WhiB family transcriptional regulator; this encodes MTSQTCRQRLAVPCHVGDPDMWFADSPTELEQAKALCADCPIRLQCLNEALEREEPWGVWGGEILERGAVIARKRPRGRPRKDVVAA
- a CDS encoding TOMM precursor leader peptide-binding protein; this translates as MLPARQTLNPAMPVLQRPDGTVQLGWDPRRAIGIRPPAGLSAGDLADLLRGMQSGVDAESSQTLALAAGLTDVGGWTGLVRALTTAGLLQEAPEAGRRPVSVRIHGSGPLSDLLAGALNCSGTRVRTSRFGHVAVTRDAADLVVLSDFLVADRRLVRDLHRAGVPHLPVRIRDGTGLIGPLVLPGATSCLNCADLHRSDRDASWPVLAAQLEGTVGSADRATVLATAAVALNQVDQVIDAIRDRRCRAKPPPTLDATLEFDIGSRTTVVRRWSRHPLCDWCDQTA
- a CDS encoding zinc-dependent metalloprotease, which produces MADLPFGFSSGDDSDRDKSEKNPGQGSSGGSSDPFGFGGAFGGPGGAGMPDLGQIFTQLGAMFSGAGASMTGPQSGPVNYDLARKLASNSIGFVKPVPEQTATAISDAVHLAETWLDGVTPLPAGTTRAVAWTPSDWLDNTLNTWKRLCDPVAEQLSNVWVSALPEEAKAMAGPLMAMMSQMGGMAFGSQLGQALGTLSKEVLTSTDIGLPLGPSGVAALMPEAVEAFGEGLEQPRSEVLTFLAAREAAHHRLFSHVPWLASQLLSAVEAFAKGMKIDMSGFEEMASGLDPASLMGDPGAMEKLLSQGMFEPKATPEQAAALERLETLLALIEGWVQTVVTAALGDRLPGTSALSETLRRRRATGGPAEQTFATLVGLELRPRKMREAATLWEKLTQAVGPDKRDAVWQHPDLLPGAADLDEPAAFIDRALGGDTTDLDQALADLEKDLKRDTEEE
- a CDS encoding DoxX family protein, producing the protein MTAPSRTANTAPSQAPAYRMGALLVGMGALHFVAPKPFDGIVPEELPGTARFYTYASGVAEVATGAALLVPRTRRLGALAAVALFVSVFPANVNMVRLWWPKGWAARIAALARLPLQVPMVTQALKVYRNSPDAH
- a CDS encoding ATP-dependent DNA helicase UvrD2 translates to MGTMPAEAPPSTLLEDLDDEQREAVVAPRGPVCVLAGAGTGKTRTITRRIAYLVAAGHVAPSQVLAVTFTQRAAGEMRGRLRSLEQEIDGAAGTGAVQAMTFHAAAMRQLRYFWPRVVGDTGWELLDSKFAVVAQAANRAGIQASTDDVRDLAGEIEWAKSSLISPEQYPEQVARIERDIPFDAAKVAAVYAGYEGLKARRDGSALLDFDDLLLHTAAAIENDTAVAGEFRDRYRCFVVDEYQDVTPLQQRVLNAWVGERDDLTVVGDANQTIYSFTGATPQYLLDFSRRFPDAAVIRLERDYRSTPQVVSLANQVISAASGRMAASRLQLVGQRDPGPKPVFREHPDEVAEANAVAAAIKKLIQSGTAPSEIAVLYRINAQSEVYEEALTAAGVAFQVRGGEGFFSRQEIRQALFALQRAAGHQGEVAGVELPQLVRDLLEPLGLTAEPPSGTKARERWDALLALVELVEQEVAVRANLDLQGLLVELRQRADSRHPPVVQGVTLASLHAAKGLEWDAVFLVGLVDGTLPISHALSHGADSEPVEEERRLFYVGITRARVHLTISWALARAAGGRQSRKPSRFLNGLTPQSRREPQQPQRKRGPAPRCRVCNSALTTSTAILLRRCESCPSNLDEELLGRLKEWRLRTSQEMKVPAYVVFTDNTLIAIAEALPADNAALVAIPGIGARKLEQYGPDVLALVNGSK
- a CDS encoding macrolide-binding ATPase MABP-1: MDDVDVADIKRGSVARNAKLAGLAGGMAGRAALGLGKRLAGKSKDEVTAELMDKAAQQLFTVLGELKGGAMKVGQALSVMEAAIPEQYGKPYREALTKLQREAPPLPAAKVHRVLDAQLGTKWRDRFQSFDDTPVASASIGQVHKAVWSDGREVAVKIQYPGADEALRADLKTIQRLVGVFKQLAPGADVQGVVDELIDRTEMELDYRLEADNQRAFAKAYHGHPHFKVPAIVASAPKVVIAEWMDGIPMSVIIREGTAPQRDLMGTRLSELTFDAPARLEIMHGDTHPGNFMLLSDGRMGVIDFGAVAPLPGGLPTAIGEMISLARDKNYDKLLPVMEDAGFIQKGEQVPIDEVDDMLRQYVEPIQTDVFHYTRRWIMKMAAGQLDNGVAQIKMARQLDLPPNLVIPLRVIASTVAICCQLDAHVPVKAIATELVPGFAP
- the mrx1 gene encoding mycoredoxin Mrx1, which translates into the protein MSALIMYSTTWCGYCKRLKTALKAEGISYTEIDIEQDPAAAEFVGSVNNGNHVVPTVKFADGSTLTNPSIKDVKAKLN
- the nudC gene encoding NAD(+) diphosphatase, translated to MSDFTLRNVPLLSRVGADRADMLRTDVDAAIAGWQDALLLRVDRRNQVLISGGRVVLGRAAELGDKPDEHAVFLGRMPDGRHVWGVRAALEDPVDPSDNPVEVLDLRRAGPIFDDISAQLVSTATALLNWHDSARFSAIDGAPTKSIKGGWARANSIGGHEEFPRIDPAIICLVHDGHDRAVLARQTNWPERLFSLLAGFVEAGESFESCVVREISEEIGLTVTDVKYLGSQPWPFPRSLMVGFHAIGDPEQPFSFNDGEIAEADWFTRAEVREALEHGDWNSASDSRLLLPGSISIAREIIESWAAL